AAGAAGGACCAGCTGGGGGTGTCGCTGGGCGAGTTCGTCGGCGAGAACTTCCTCTCCGAGGACGTCGTACGGCAGCGGCTGCGGGCCGTGGGGATCGGCAGCCGGCTCGGCGCCTGGCTGGCCGACCCCGAGCACGCCGACCGGGTCACCGCCGAGCTGTCGGCGGCCCTCAGGGGCGCGCTGACCGTCCTGCGGGACTCCGACGTCCAGGCCGTGGTCGGGGAGGCGATCACCCGGCGGGCCGACGCCCAGGAGATCGCCCCCGGCATCGGGAAGATGCTGGAGAAGATCGTCGCCGACGGCGGGCACCGGCGGGTCGTCGACCTGGTGGTCGCCCGGGCCCACGACTGGCTGGTGCTCCACGACGAGCAGGTCATGGACGCCGTACAGGGTGGCGCGCCCGGCTGGACCCCGCGCTTCGTCGACAAGAAGGTCGGCGAGCGGGTCTACAAGGAGCTCATGCGGTTCGTGACCGAGATGCGGGACATGCCGTCCCATCCGGCGCGCGGGGCCCTGGACCGGTTCCTGAGGGACTTCGCCTCCGACCTCCAGTCCGACACCGACACGCGCGCGCGGGTCGAGCGGCTCAAGGGCGAGGTGCTGGGGCGCGGCGAGGTCCAGGACCTGATCGCGTCCGCTTGGACCGCCGTACGGTCGATGATCGTGTCCGCCGCCGAGGACGAGCGCAGTGAGCTGCGGCTGCGGGTGCGGGCGTCCCTGCTGTCGCTGGGGGCGCGGATGGCCGTGGACCCCAAGGTGCAGGCGAAGGTCGACCGGTGGGTGGAGGGGGCCGCGGTGTACGTGGTCACCACCTACCGGCGCGAGATCACCTCCCTGATCACGGACACCGTGGCCGGGTGGGACGCCGAGCACACGA
Above is a window of Streptomyces griseorubiginosus DNA encoding:
- a CDS encoding DUF445 domain-containing protein, whose translation is MERTEPEQTGPSDVKRPAPASAVRAMNTFSAADEEKQHGVRRMKLTALGLLLFVALVYALAKWADGSGAGPWAGYVAAAAEAGMVGAMADWFAVTALFRHPLGLPIPHTAIIPTKKDQLGVSLGEFVGENFLSEDVVRQRLRAVGIGSRLGAWLADPEHADRVTAELSAALRGALTVLRDSDVQAVVGEAITRRADAQEIAPGIGKMLEKIVADGGHRRVVDLVVARAHDWLVLHDEQVMDAVQGGAPGWTPRFVDKKVGERVYKELMRFVTEMRDMPSHPARGALDRFLRDFASDLQSDTDTRARVERLKGEVLGRGEVQDLIASAWTAVRSMIVSAAEDERSELRLRVRASLLSLGARMAVDPKVQAKVDRWVEGAAVYVVTTYRREITSLITDTVAGWDAEHTTRKIEANIGRDLQFIRINGTVVGSLVGLLIYTVTRALGA